One segment of Manihot esculenta cultivar AM560-2 chromosome 4, M.esculenta_v8, whole genome shotgun sequence DNA contains the following:
- the LOC110612839 gene encoding protein FLX-like 3, with amino-acid sequence MAGRNRIHREAYNDLRGYPPERPFIRGPPLPHPPPHPALLEDELEMQQAEIRGLLGDNRRLIDDRMAMQQELGAAKEELHHMNLVIAEIRAEHEVHSRELIEKGLKLEADIRATEPLKNEVVHLRADVQKLNNVKQELLGQIQSLKQDLARSQADNKQISLLRGEIEGLHQEIMHARTAIDYEKKANIELVEQRQAMEKNMVSMAREVEKLRAELASTDARPRVAGGPYGMKYGNPEGAFPHAPYGDGYGVHMAADKGPLYGPGPASWDKSRMPRH; translated from the exons ATGGCTGGGAGAAATCGTATTCATCGTGAGGCATATAATGACCTTCGTGGGTACCCTCCTGAGAGACCTTTCATTCGTGGCCCTCCTTTGCCACATCCTCCTCCTCACCCTGCCTTGTTGGAGGACGAACTTGAGATGCAGCAAGCTGAAATCCGTGGGCTCCTTGGTGATAATCGTCGGCTGATTGATGATCGGATGGCTATGCAGCAAGAGCTTGGTGCTGCCAAGGAGGAACTCCATCACATGAATCTTGTTATTGCTGAAATTCGTGCAGAACATGAAGTGCACTCGAGGGAGCTTATTGAGAAAGGCTTGAAGCTGGAGGCTGATATTCGTGCAACTGAACCATTGAAGAATGAGGTTGTACATCTCCGTGCAGATGTTCAGAAACTGAATAATGTAAAACAGGAACTCCTTGGGCAAATTCAGAGCCTAAAACAAGACCTTGCTAGATCACAAGCTGATAATAAACAGATTTCTCTTTTGCGGGGTGAGATTGAGGGCCTGCACCAAGAGATTATGCATGCTAG AACTGCTATTGATTATGAAAAGAAGGCCAACATTGAGCTGGTGGAGCAGAGGCAGGCAATGGAGAAGAACATGGTTTCTATGGCACGTGAAGTTGAAAAGCTACGGGCTGAACTTGCTAGTACTGATGCTCGACCCCGGGTTGCTG GTGGACCATATGGGATGAAGTATGGTAATCCAGAGGGCGCGTTTCCTCATGCACCTTATGGGGATGGATATGGGGTTCATATG GCTGCTGACAAAGGTCCTTTGTATGGCCCTGGTCCTGCTTCATGGGACAAGTCCCGCATGCCTCGTCATTGA
- the LOC110612923 gene encoding mini-ribonuclease 3, translated as MLATLSAMSSMRVRASWDTQQRLPYNPNAPRNPNKKPLSKPNSLSPTTSPLASPSISLTAQTVSDLLKRNTKAQGVLTKLEETYLGYERWMPSPPKVEKPRSMYNAASLAYIGDSIYELYARRHFLFPPLSMEEYNDRVMAVVRCEAQDALLQKLLNDNCLSAEERDVLRWGKNIGSAKTRTKKRAGAAVYNRASSLETLIGYLYLTNADRLEEIMLKLGFSTDSSAQVIPEEVG; from the exons ATGCTAGCTACTCTATCCGCCATGTCTTCAATGAGAGTAAGAGCTTCATGGGACACCCAACAGAGGCTTCCCTATAATCCTAATGCTCCCAGAAATCCCAACAAAAAACCCTTGTCCAAACCCAATTCTTTGTCTCCCACAACATCGCCCTTAGCTTCTCCATCAATCTCCTTAACTGCCCAAACAGTTTCAGACCTTCTCAAGCGCAACACTAAAGCTCAAG GGGTTTTAACAAAATTGGAAGAAACTTATTTAGGATATGAGAGATGGATGCCAAGTCCACCAAAAGTGGAGAAGCCTCGATCAATGTATAATGCTGCAAGTTTAGCTTATATTGGTGATAGCATATATGAG CTATATGCTCGCAGACATTTTCTGTTTCCTCCATTGAGTATGGAGGAATACAATGACCGTGTAATGGCAGTAGTACGTTGCGAAGCACAG GATGCATTGCTTCAGAAACTTCTTAACGATAATTGTCTATCAGCTGAAGAAAG AGATGTTCTTCGGTGGGGAAAGAATATTGGTTCGGCTAAAACTCGGACAAAAAAGCGTGCTGGAGCAGCAGTTTATAACAGAGCATCTTCACTGGAAACATTA ATCGGTTACCTGTACCTGACAAATGCAGATCGTTTGGAAGAAATCATGCTAAAATTGGGGTTCTCAACGGATTCATCTGCACAAGTGATCCCAGAAGAAGTTGGGTAA